The DNA window TCTGCTTGGATCTCTTTCAATAACTCACTCGCAGGCTGGTCGTTTGGATCCTGCGGAACTAACTTCCCCATCACCGCGAGTTGCAAAACTGCCTTCCGCAGTTCTTTGACATTTTCTTTTACGCGATAGAGCTCCTGAAAATGGTTGTTGAGAAATTGGAAATGCCTTTGGAAGTCCGCATGCGAATCCGCTTCGAGAATCTGCGTAAGGACTGATTGGTGGAGGTCTTTTCGTTTGGCATCTTTGGATAGTTTGAGCCGTTCCAGTTCATCGCATAACGCAAATAGTTCGTCGATCTTTTCCACGATTCGTTTTTGTTCGGCGAGGGGAGGAAGGGGGAGAATCTTAGAATTGAGAACTTTGAAATGTCTTGCATAACCACGATCATTCAAATCTAAACTTTTCAAACTATGGTAAAAAAACCTTGGTTCAAAGAATCTTTTTGGGCAAAGAGTTTTTACACCATCTGCTCCGATAATAAAATCAAAATCTATATACTTTAAATTCTTAGTATGATCGCCAAAGATAATTATAGGCCTTTCGATTTTAATTAATTTTGATTCATCATCGGAATATCCACCTATTAAAGATTTTCCTTGATCTACGATAGGATATTTTCCTTGATCCAGATAGTCTGAATTTGCAATCTGATTGGACTTTGTTCCAACTGAATAAAAAGAATCAGGAACATTAACCCACTCCCATCCTTTCGGAATGACAAACGGCTTCTCTTCTTCCTTTACGGGTGGCAATGCCTCACTCTTTTTGATCTTCCCTTCTTCCACCAAACGCGCCTTCTCCGCTTGGATCTCTTGTAAGAGTTCGCTCGTTGGCGGGTCGTTTGGATCTTGTTCGACTAGTTTTCCCTGCATCGCAAGGGTGAGGATGAGTTCGCGGAGTTTTTTAATTCCATTCGGGTGTTCGAGGGCTGTGTCAAAATGGGTTTGGAGGAGTGGGTTCATGGGGAAACCTCCCAGTGTCCGCCCTTGTCGGGTCCGATACGTTTGATTTTGCCTTCGGATTGCAAATTCTTTAGAGTCTTCTCTACCGCTCTCGTAGCAAGCCCAGTTTCAATCGCTAAATCGGATATCGTAGCTTCTTGATTTTTACTGAGGAACTTCGCAATTTTCTCCGAACTTTTCTCTGACATCGGGAGGGTAATTCGCAGAAAATCGGCACTAAAATGGAAATGATCTCTGGGATAGGTTTGGAGAATTCTCGGGAGTCCAGAGCCGAGGAATTCTACGATACCAAAA is part of the Leptospira andrefontaineae genome and encodes:
- a CDS encoding restriction endonuclease subunit S yields the protein MNPLLQTHFDTALEHPNGIKKLRELILTLAMQGKLVEQDPNDPPTSELLQEIQAEKARLVEEGKIKKSEALPPVKEEEKPFVIPKGWEWVNVPDSFYSVGTKSNQIANSDYLDQGKYPIVDQGKSLIGGYSDDESKLIKIERPIIIFGDHTKNLKYIDFDFIIGADGVKTLCPKRFFEPRFFYHSLKSLDLNDRGYARHFKVLNSKILPLPPLAEQKRIVEKIDELFALCDELERLKLSKDAKRKDLHQSVLTQILEADSHADFQRHFQFLNNHFQELYRVKENVKELRKAVLQLAVMGKLVPQDPNDQPASELLKEIQAEQARLVAEGKIKKSEALPPVKEEEKPFAIPKGWEWVRLGEVLQKYGAGSTPLGGKSVYTSDGIMFLRSQNVWNDGLYLDDVARIAKVIHEKMKGTKVIGNDILLNITGASIGRSTIFPLNFEEANVSQHVAILRTFTPSIVVYLHKLIISDFFQNLVFKEQVGVSREGLSMAKLSKFPISLPPLAEQKRIVEKVDQLLALCDELEKGLEKAEEKGGEILEGIVRVKFKTHPKSLNSVIVTSLRQDLL
- a CDS encoding ATP-binding protein, coding for MVSSRIQTQITGKESIDTPLWEIVSSGKEQEEFFQGYSKPRNKVLMRGFKDFGIVEFLGSGLPRILQTYPRDHFHFSADFLRITLPMSEKSSEKIAKFLSKNQEATISDLAIETGLATRAVEKTLKNLQSEGKIKRIGPDKGGHWEVSP